From Pagrus major chromosome 2, Pma_NU_1.0, one genomic window encodes:
- the LOC141011476 gene encoding olfactory receptor 11A1-like translates to MMLNSTSSTLSHFVLGAYLHVGNLRYLYFMLIALLYIGIVIVNISLIVVICKRKRLHEPMYMFLCSLFVNELFGSSGLFPFLLTQILSDIHTVSASLCFLQIFCLYSYANVEFSNLAVMSYDRYLAICCPLQYHTRMTSKKVFVLIIVLWLYSFVKCLITLSLNINVKLCGNIMNSLYCHNYLIVKLACSDTKVNNIYGLFTGAISILVPLFPILFSYMKILKVCFSGSKQTRQKAVSTCTPHIASLINFSFGCLFQIIQTRFDTTNVSNVLLIFLSLYFALLQPLLNPIMFGLQMSKIRNTYKHLFCYKMLTGRRNTVQVQ, encoded by the coding sequence ATGATGTTAAATTCAACATCATCAACTTTGTCTCATTTTGTTCTTGGAGCTTATTTGCATGTTGGAAACTTAAGATACCTGTATTTTATGTTAATAGCTTTGCTTTACATTGGTATTGTGATTGTCAACATTTCCCTCATTGTTGTTATCTGTAAAAGAAAACGCTTACATGAACCTATGTACATGTTCCTGTGCAGCCTGTTTGTAAATGAACTGTTTGGTAGTTCAGGGTTGTTTCCGTTCCTTCTGACTCAGATTCTCTCTGACATTCATActgtttctgcttctctttgtttcctgcagattttctgtttgtattcTTATGCAAATGTAGAGTTTTCTAATTTAGCCGTCATGTCTTATGACAGATATCTTGCTATCTGTTGTCCTCTACAATATCACACACGTATGACATCTAAAAAGGTATTTGTGTTAATAATTGTTTTATGGTTATACTCCTTTGTGAAATGTCTGATTACTTTATCCTTAAACATCAATGTGAAGCTTTGTGGGAACATTATGAACAGTTTGTATTGTCATAACTACCTTATTGTAAAACTGGCATGTTCTGACACCAAAGTGAATAACATTTATGGACTTTTCACCGGTGCTATATCAATTTTGGTCCCTCTGTTTCCAATCCTTTTCTCTTACATGAAAATTCTTAAAGTTTGCTTTTCTGGTTCCAAACAAACCAGACAAAAAGCTGTCAGTACCTGCACACCTCACATTGCCTCTCTCATAAACTTTTCTTTTGGGTGTTTGTTTCAAATAATTCAGACGAGATTTGATACGACAAATGTTTCCAATGTCCTACTCATCTTTTTGTCGTTATATTTCGCATTACTGCAACCACTTTTGAATCCTATTATGTTTGGACTGCAAATGTCCAAAATACgaaatacatataaacatttGTTCTGTTATAAAATGTTGACTGGTCGCAGAAATACTGTGCAAGTGCAATGA